TTACGCACTGACGCATTAAAACTCAACTTCATGCACAAAACATTTCTACTACCCAATCGAAACAAACATTTACCACCTTTCCCTTCTTTACCTATCAAGAGCTCCAACCTTAATTGGATATGTACCATGATCCCTAATAAATCAAATTTGCACCAGAGTGCGTAGACATAATTACTACCCTACAGTTGTTTTGAGCAAGAGCCACGACACTGAAGCATCTAAACCGTGAACTTATATAGATTTGGATGTGATCAACACCAAAATCTGGGAAGGAACCCGGCAATTAACCATCATTTCTTGTCTGAATCCGGGGCCTACTCCTCTTGCAACACACATGGCCTTGGATTGGATCCAAAGGGACTAGCTACATGCAAGCATGCACCACTAACTTTTaattaagaaagaaaatttTAGTTGCAATGATTAAGAGTATTTATCTCTGAACATAAATATTTTAGATTTAGAATAATTTATTGATTTATAAAAAATACAGTCAcgtaattattaatattataacacgtaaattatatatttattaatatattttaaaaataaaacatataacCATGTCGTTCACTATTATTATACTACGcgaattaatatttttattatatttgatTATTCATGACCTTCTTACAGCCACTTTACATTTAGACTACAGTAATGAAAAAAACAACCCCTAAACAAAATATTCAATTACAAATagtctaagggctggtttggtgttgctatgctttgaaaaaaaaaaaaactgcttctattgtgctgtgaaaataagctcatttttgctgcttcacgttttcagcttttttcacctaaaactgtgaaaataagctgtttttaagtgtttacaaAACACCTTTTTGTGCTCAACTTTTTGTTtatccactttttataaaagcatctCAGTACTAAGACGTCCCTCTTCAGGCTACGAAATGGATTTTTGATCTTCAATAGAAAAGAAATTATGGTTAATGCCACTAATATGTGACAATTTCATTGTAGTCGACAAATGTACCAATATACACTATACTATGACGCACTAACCCGTTGAAACTCAACTTCAAAATCTACAGTTTTAAAGATATAAAAAaccgatttttttttgttttaaaaagttATAGCGTCTAGTGCGTGAAATGGTTAATTATTAAAAGGAGAAGAAGTGATAGGAGATCAAAGACAACCATAGTACATATGCATGATTGTTACCCTACAGTTTTGTGTGAGCAGGAGCAAGAGCCACGAAACCGAAGCATCTAAACCATTAATTTATATAGATTTGGATGTGATCGCCACGAAAAACTGGGAGGGAACCTGGCAATTGACCATCATTTCCTGTCCGAATCCAGGGCCTACTCCTCTTGGCTCTTGCAACACACATGGGCATGGCCTTAGATTGGATCCAGAGGGCATACAAGCATGCACCACtaacttttaattaaaaaataaaatataactaCAACAATTAGCCACTTAATATCAAGGTCTAATTGTATTATTCTTCATTTGTAATTAAGATGTTTTAGATtcgaaccatattattgttagcccattgtgaggctagaCCGGCTCCCTtcttttaatgtagataatatcgtttgttaaaaaaaaaactacaatgattaagtgtatttatttttacacataaataattaagatTTGGAATATTTTTTTGGTTTACTATCAACACAGTCACGTGATTGGTTTATTGAAATATTAACACgtgaatttatatttttattgataTACTTTAAAAGTAAGATATACAACTATGTGGTTTACCAGTATTATACTACATGCACATCTTTATTATATTTGGCTTTCTTTTCTCCGACTTTTTGCTtgtattgaaagaaaaaaaaaacaaatttaaaaataaaaagttgtatTGTCAATATTTTTCCCTAATTAGAGTACTACTTTACTTTGCTTAATTACCAAATTGATACACAAAAACTTTTGAAAGTATTCAAATGGGTCCCGTCGTTAAATCTTCATCGCAGGCCGTACAGGTGGTCTGTACAGGGTCCGCAGCACCGTCGCATTGAACCCCCAATCAGgagacacaaaacaaaacccatACAATCACTTTCCAATCCTTTTTTTTATGCCTCATGAAAtccaaaaattttaaatatctttgttaaaaaaaaaagagcattttaatttcttaattaattaaaagtatcTCAATATTAAAAGTAGATTTTAAtatcaattaaaaatatgatCAAACCGTATTACTCTCTATTTATAATTGAGAAATCTCGTATATTTGACATTGTAAGTGATGTTTTCGTATTATGCCTGACTCATTGTATGTCTTGACTCAAATTTTTTACCCGTATGCAAATATATGTGTAttaaataattgtatttttttataacaaaaaaaaaaaaactatataaaaAAGATATCTAATTAATCAATCAATAaatctttaaaattataattaattattttattcaaaaaaactcaaatttcaTATCTCAGTCGACTTCGATTTCATGTAGATTTTGTAAAGAGAGTAGAACGTTATCAAAAGGCCGAACCGGcagctttttctttgtttttcttatcGGACCCTATTTTTCTCCAAAAAGTGCGCAAAAGTTGAGAGAATTTGAGCAGTCCACCTAAAGGCTTGTTTGGCTGCTTGCAAATCCGCATTTCTACTAATTCCGcctgagagattttttagtgtgaccaTCACACGAGGTGGTATATTACGTGttcctatataaatggtgagttatgtgtgttaaaaggttaataacttaaaaattaaaaatttccacAACTTGCATAAAAATACGTGATATACCATCCGTGTTCCCGTTACAACTAAAAATATATCCAAATCACCATCCTAAATGAGTAAGTTGACACTTGGCAGGACTAAAATGCAAGTCAACAATGGCTTTTAGCAGGTAGGTGAAAGTGAAAGTGAAAGGGAAAGAGATGTACTGCCTAAACAATACCATAATCTTAATTATTGACTGTGATTTGTGCCTGATTAGTAAACCAAGACTGTACTTGGCTTGGGAAAATATGCATTACTAGACCTAACTATGCTCGTACTATTTGTCGAAACTTCTCGTATCAGACGATAACATACGATCAAGTGTTACATCGTTCGGACTATTATTTAAATAATAGTATACAAATTATGTAAACAGATGGCATGAGTATAGTATACAAGTTTAacgttttaaaaaaaatttccataTTCTTTTATCATGTGACAAAGACACATCTACAAGTGATAATGTAAATTTTTTACTCCTTAGTACACTAATAATCGTATTTAATTATTGTGCACCAATAAGTCATGAAAGTACCATTAGTACCAATAAATCAATTTGTATATATGCAATGTAAAAGTGATATGCACATGaagcaaatatttttttttggtttaagaGTCAAACAAACTACGTTTAAGTATtcatttttgagttttaatttgattgaaattttgattcTTAAAGATAATTTGTAAGTATTGGTTAATAAACGTTTGTAGGTAACTTCATTagacttttgtttttatttgataCTTAAACCTTTATTTTAGACGAAAGTGCCAAGTTATATAAATGGACAATGTGAATTGAACCAATACTTAACAATTTTAATTCAAAGACCAAAACTCTAATAAAGCCACCGTCCAAAGATCAATACTCcaattttatcatatattttataatgcaATATTACTTATAGTCTATAGCTTGTTGGTTCTGGAATGAGATTCACTTCGGATCTCTGTGTTTAGAGTCCGCTGATCAAGACATTCCCACCGTTGGAGATCCAGACCGTtcaagtttttgagtttttatgaAGTGGGTTAGTGAGATAGGTTAATAGAaaccataaaattaaaatttagtgGTTCAGATTTCTCAATTTGCATATTTCACACACAAAAATCTGGAGTGGTTCATAACatttcacatccatttgttgaAAAAAGGTTTACGGTACGAAATTCTTTCTATGCGTGCCCTAAATATGGTTATAAACTGAACGTGCCTCATTCTTAACAGTATGCAACGATAAAACTTTGAGTGTGACtcaaattgaaagaaaacataaataaaattgtTGAGCGTGATAATTATACCATCACCTGATGTTATTAAAATATGGGtgaataataaatttaatacgGTAAAACCCTTTAAATTAAGAATCATATTATTCatacacttatttttacttttcacataatTCTCTTAACTTTTAACAATCTGatcgacaaaaaaaaagtatgtaaATGCGGCTACCATACGCAGGTCTTATGCTGTGCGTATACGGTACCCACTACCCAGCCAGGCCTTTCTTTCTGTTTGCGTGAGAGTGCGTATTACGCTTCCGGCCTCGCTGGACCAACAggcccaaaacccaaaagaaaaccaaaaaggaaaaatgaaaaaaaatcacGAAAAGCAATCAAATATTATTAACAGTTCCAAACAAGTTTACTTAATAATACTGAGAGATCCAGAGGATTGTCATTGGATTATCTTTGTAAGCATCCTGAAGATTTTTAAATCATATTTGTTCATAGTATTTTGTACGATTAGAaatcattataatttttttatttaaaattaaatataaacagtatgtgATAAAAATTGATTGCATAATATACGATGAATATATGTGATTGAAAGATTTTCGAGATGCTGAGAGAGAGAGTCATGACTGCAGTATCAGTGTCTGCTTAACAGCCAAGCGTCCCTTCCCCACTCCCTCCCCAGCttcctttatttaattaatctgAAATTAAATctaatctctttctctctttctctctttctctctcctctccacaACCAGATTTAAATCacaatctagagagagaaaatcaAACCCAAAGAGCAAAACCCACTCCCTTTCTCTATCTAAAAAAATCACATCATTTTTTGCAAAGCTCCAACACTCTCTCGTTCtatcctcctctctctctgtaCATCTGCGCCTCTGTGTATTTTGTCTGCGATTTGAAACCCTAGGCATTTCGGATCCCGAGCTACATTTGGATGTGAAGGAGCGTGCGCCACTCAGATCGGGCTATGGAGGAGTTTTCCGGCGACGGAGGTTTGACTCCGATGACGGATTACAGTAACGGACCGGTTCACGGCGCTACGCCGACACCGCCGCCGCTGACGGTGTCCGGATCGTTCAAGGAGGGGAAGAGCTCCTCGCGGAGGAGAGGATTCAGGAAACCGAGTATGGATGGCGACGAGTTGATAAACCTCTTGCACGGCTCGGATCCGGTCAAGGTCGAGCTCAATCGGCTCGAGAATGAAGTCAGAGGTGCGAATGCGGCTCGATCCGCTGCTTTTCTCGAGATTTGCAGTCGGTTTTCCCCTAGATTCCTGGTGTCGTTTTGCCGTTTTTTactgtcgtttttgtgtgtgttttgcAGATAAGGACCGGGAGCTAGGAGAGGCACAGGCTCAGATCAAGGCTCTCAAGCTCTCTGATAGAGCCAGAGAAAAAGCTTGTGAAGAGgttattttcgtcattttataTTACTCTGATTTTTCCTTGGTGTGCGTACAACTATTATGTTTAAACATTGGCTTAgtcttaatttttccttaattgtAGAACATTACATTTAGCCCAATATTTCCCTTCAATTTTGTGGTATATGTATTGGAAATTTTCGGAGTAGACGACTTAGATTAATTACTACGGTTAATATGGAATCTAAGTTCTATTAACTGATGGGCAATGGTTACTTTATTATTTGGATCCCATTTCTGGAGTACTACTTGTTCTTCCTGCTATAACTTTCATATTAGTTGCCTATTCAGAAATTAACATGTTTTCATTCCTTTTTTGGTTCTGGGGTAAATGTATTTTAATTCGAGTGAAGTTATGGTAATTGCGTTGGCAATTATAAATATGTCGCCGAAATGGTTGCTGAATTTTCTTCTTGTCTATGTTTTTGTTACATTGCAGCTCACTGATGAGCTGTCAAAGGTGGAAGAAAAGCTGAAGTTAACTGAATCACTTCTAGAAAGCAAAGTATGATTTGAATCTGAATCTTTTCTTAAGTTTTTTTTAAGTGTTGCTAACTTTGGTTTCTATTATGTATGCTTGTTATCACAATTCTACATCGCCAAAAAATGTTTTGCAGAATCTTGAAATAAAGAAAATCAATGATGAGAAGAAAGCTTCCATGGCTGCTCAGTTCGCAGCTGAAGCTACTCTACGGAGGGTTCATGCTGCTCAAAAGGATGATGATATGCCTCCGATTGAAGCCATTCTTGCACCTCTGGAGGCTGAGCTAAAGCTTGCCCGGCAAGAGGTACATTCTCTCTTACCCGAGGAGAACACGATTCATGTGGTACTTGTAGGTGTAATTGATTAGTTATATTTAATTCTTACAGATTGCGAAGCTTCAAGATGATAACAAAGCTCTGGATCGCCTTACCAAATCAAAAGAAGCAGCTTTACTTGAGGCTGAGAGGACTGTTCAGGTTGCCTTGGCTAAGGCCTCCATGGTGGATGACCTTCAAAATAAAAACCAAGAGTTGATGAAACAGATAGAAATTTGTCAGGTAGTGCAAGATAATGCATGATATTTCCTTTTTAAAGTGGATtagacatttttttttccttttgggaGCAGTGTTTGGAATTGTATAATTGTAGTTTCACACTCTCGTTGTTTGACTAGTATGATTTATTTGGTATTTCTGCTGCTTCTGTGTGCTAGGAAGAAAATAAGATTTTAGACAAGATGCATAGACAAAAGGTTGCTGAGGTTGAAAAGCTTACTCAGACTGTGCGGGAGTTGGAAGAGGCTGTTCTTGCTGGTGGTGCAGCGGCAAATGCTGTGAGGGATTATCAGCGGAAGTTTCAGGAGATGAATGTAATACGCCAAACATATTTAAATGCTCAATTTACCTGTAATATGCAGTTGAAAGCATTCTTAAGATTTAAGAGGTTTGGGTTTTCTTTCTCAGGAGGAAAGAAAAACTCTAGACCGGGAGTTGGCCCGTGCAAAAGTAACAGCAAATAGAGTAGCTGTAGTGGTAGCAAATGAGTGGAAAGACGCTAATGACAAAGTGATGCCTGTAAAACAGTGGCTGGAGGAACGGAGATTCTTGCAGGTAGTGTTTTCTATCTTCCTTTTGGGGTTAGCTTTTGGCTTCTTACTGGCTTTCTGAATTCTGTGTTTGGCTTCCACCATTTACCGTAATGACCAAACTGTGTTCTTACAGGGAGAAATGCAGCAACTTCGTGACAAGCTTGCCATAACTGAGCGAGCTGCCAAGTCTGAAGCTCAATTGAAAGTAATAATCTGGTTCTGCAACCAATTCCAAATCTGTTTTCAGTTTAAATTTGGGGTGTTATGTATAGTAAAAGTTCTCTCTCTGCTTTTAACAGGAAAAATATCATATGCGACTTAAAGTGCTTGAGGAGAGTGTGAGAGGTAACAGTCTTAACCGCAGTACAGCAGAGGGAAGAAGTACAAGCAATGGACCCTCTCGACGTCAGTCCCTGGGTGGGGCTGATAACCCTCCAAAATTAACTTCCAATGGCTTTTTATCCAAGAGAGCTCCTGTCAGGTCTTTGACCTCCAGCACCAGTTCAGTGTTAAAGCATGCTAAGGGCACATCAAAATCATTTGATGGTGGTACAAGATCATTGGACAGGGGTAAGGTTAACTTGAATGGTACAGGCCCCAGTTTCTCCGTCAACCAATCTTGTGAGGGTACAAAGGATGGCGAAGCACAAAATAACTGGAAGGGAAATTCAGATGATAAGCCTGAGTTCTCAACAGTGGATACAGAGGATAGTGTCCCAGGGGTTTTGTATGATTTGTTGCAGAAAGAGGTTGTGGCTTTGAGGAAAGCTGGTCACGAGAAAGATCAAAGCCTGAAAGACAAGGATGACGCTATTGAGGTCGGTACTCTTTTCTATCAGTCTCCTAGTTCTGTAATGTACACTCTTGGTTAAGTGTTTGGTTATGATTATCGTCTTTCAGATGTTAGCCAAGAAGGTAGATACCTTGACTAAAGCAATGGAGGTTGAAgcaaagaaaatgagaagagaagTTGCTGCCATGGAGAAGGAGGTAGCTGCCATGCGTGTGGACAAAGAACATGAGAATAGGGCCAAGCGGTTTGGTCATACTAAAAGTTCCGTCAGCAGTGCTCAGGTGCTCTCTGGAAGGTACTTAATTTCAATCGCTTACCACCTGTGGTGTCTCAGATCACATTAGTTGTTCGGTAACTTTGGTTGTACCATTGAAGATATGCCATTTGCTTCGGTTGAAGCAAAGAAAATGATAGTGTTGTCTCTGTTGTGATTATTGGTCTCACCAAACTCGTAGAGATTTACATGTTTCACATACTGTGCAGGGGTCTCGCACGAAGTGGGTTAACACGCAGCACCCAATGAcaaaaatccaaatttgcaGCTGCAGAAAGGCATTAATCCTCAGAGGCCTTGTTGTTCCTCCGTCGTTTTTccactttttaattttattttatcctGTCCCTTCCCCCCTACTGCGATTGATTATAAGATAGTAGCTGGCATGCCGATGAAACTGTGTTCACCAAAAGCTGGTAAAGGAGAGCAACCTCGGAGAAAGAAGTT
The nucleotide sequence above comes from Malus sylvestris chromosome 16, drMalSylv7.2, whole genome shotgun sequence. Encoded proteins:
- the LOC126608063 gene encoding microtubule-associated protein 70-1 → MEEFSGDGGLTPMTDYSNGPVHGATPTPPPLTVSGSFKEGKSSSRRRGFRKPSMDGDELINLLHGSDPVKVELNRLENEVRDKDRELGEAQAQIKALKLSDRAREKACEELTDELSKVEEKLKLTESLLESKNLEIKKINDEKKASMAAQFAAEATLRRVHAAQKDDDMPPIEAILAPLEAELKLARQEIAKLQDDNKALDRLTKSKEAALLEAERTVQVALAKASMVDDLQNKNQELMKQIEICQEENKILDKMHRQKVAEVEKLTQTVRELEEAVLAGGAAANAVRDYQRKFQEMNEERKTLDRELARAKVTANRVAVVVANEWKDANDKVMPVKQWLEERRFLQGEMQQLRDKLAITERAAKSEAQLKEKYHMRLKVLEESVRGNSLNRSTAEGRSTSNGPSRRQSLGGADNPPKLTSNGFLSKRAPVRSLTSSTSSVLKHAKGTSKSFDGGTRSLDRGKVNLNGTGPSFSVNQSCEGTKDGEAQNNWKGNSDDKPEFSTVDTEDSVPGVLYDLLQKEVVALRKAGHEKDQSLKDKDDAIEMLAKKVDTLTKAMEVEAKKMRREVAAMEKEVAAMRVDKEHENRAKRFGHTKSSVSSAQVLSGRGLARSGLTRSTQ